The proteins below come from a single Nitrosospira sp. Is2 genomic window:
- a CDS encoding N-acyl homoserine lactonase family protein has translation MPKGVKAKGVKVWPLLTGTIRYEKKISTHGRGHGEFIDAPILAYLIATPNGRILYDVGCDYRKVSNPGLQAQYFYPMRPTVEPPKMGDEQRIPRYLARLGLCSSDIDVVFVGHLHFDHVGGLCELPDCEVHVHADELAAAHTGMDGSVFKDELADATRWHLTTGEYTVTTGIRAVASPGHTAGHMSLFIELQKGSPIILCGDAADLSENLSEEIAPGCCWQDNQALALTSIRKLKSLAAREKAELWPNHDMAFYRGLPQFPAWRD, from the coding sequence ATGCCGAAGGGAGTAAAAGCGAAGGGAGTGAAAGTCTGGCCGCTGCTTACCGGGACAATACGCTATGAAAAAAAGATTTCCACTCACGGCCGGGGTCATGGGGAGTTCATCGACGCGCCCATACTCGCCTATCTGATAGCAACACCCAATGGCAGGATTCTGTACGACGTGGGATGCGATTACCGCAAGGTCTCCAACCCTGGCTTGCAGGCGCAATATTTTTATCCGATGCGCCCGACAGTCGAGCCGCCGAAGATGGGTGACGAGCAGCGTATTCCGCGTTATCTGGCACGCCTGGGACTGTGCTCGTCCGATATAGACGTCGTGTTTGTCGGGCACCTGCATTTCGACCATGTTGGCGGTCTCTGCGAGCTTCCGGACTGCGAAGTGCACGTTCATGCGGATGAGTTGGCTGCCGCGCATACTGGAATGGACGGCAGTGTATTTAAGGATGAGCTGGCGGATGCGACCCGCTGGCACCTCACGACCGGTGAATATACCGTAACAACGGGAATTCGTGCTGTCGCCAGTCCGGGTCATACCGCCGGGCATATGTCGCTGTTCATCGAGTTGCAAAAAGGGTCACCTATCATCCTCTGCGGCGATGCGGCGGATCTGAGCGAAAATCTCTCCGAGGAAATAGCCCCAGGATGCTGCTGGCAGGATAACCAGGCGTTGGCACTGACCAGTATACGTAAGCTCAAGTCTCTGGCCGCAAGGGAAAAGGCCGAGCTCTGGCCCAACCACGATATGGCGTTTTACCGGGGCTTACCGCAATTTCCGGCGTGGAGGGATTGA
- a CDS encoding bile acid:sodium symporter family protein, with protein MALCWPEWFIALNQGSIMVLVLAFVMLCMGLTLTLDDFRRIARMPRAVGIGFAAQYSVMPLLGWGVAHALNLPPHFAVGLILVGCCPGGTASNLVTYIAGADVALSVVMTVCSTMAAIILTPLLTQLLVGAMVPVDTWMLFKQTLQVVIIPVVLGVLLNRWVPRAVAGVMPVAPLLSVIGVCFICAVVFAANAEAILAYGGELVLATALLHGGGFLMGYSFAQMLGYQGQSARTISIEVGMQNSGLAIVLAKQAFPLLPLAPVVGAVSAVMHSLLGSLLAVIWRTRVPRLPQVKVPAP; from the coding sequence ATGGCGCTTTGCTGGCCCGAATGGTTCATAGCCCTGAACCAGGGTTCCATCATGGTGCTGGTGCTCGCGTTTGTCATGCTGTGCATGGGGTTGACACTGACTCTTGACGATTTTCGCAGAATTGCCCGCATGCCCCGGGCAGTGGGGATCGGTTTTGCGGCACAGTACTCGGTCATGCCGCTGCTGGGGTGGGGCGTGGCTCATGCCCTGAACCTGCCGCCCCATTTCGCCGTTGGCCTGATCCTGGTTGGATGCTGTCCAGGCGGCACTGCATCGAACCTGGTCACGTACATCGCTGGGGCGGATGTGGCGCTGTCGGTGGTAATGACAGTCTGTTCCACCATGGCTGCGATCATTTTAACGCCGTTGCTCACCCAGTTGCTTGTCGGGGCGATGGTTCCGGTGGATACCTGGATGCTTTTCAAGCAAACCCTGCAGGTGGTGATCATTCCCGTTGTGCTGGGCGTGCTGCTCAACCGGTGGGTTCCCCGAGCGGTTGCGGGGGTAATGCCTGTGGCGCCGCTGTTATCTGTCATCGGCGTCTGTTTCATTTGCGCCGTCGTCTTTGCCGCGAATGCAGAGGCGATACTTGCCTACGGAGGGGAACTGGTCCTCGCTACCGCACTGCTGCATGGGGGCGGCTTCCTGATGGGCTATAGCTTCGCCCAAATGCTGGGTTATCAGGGACAGAGCGCAAGGACGATCTCGATCGAGGTGGGGATGCAAAACTCGGGTCTTGCCATCGTGCTCGCGAAGCAGGCGTTTCCATTGTTGCCGCTGGCGCCCGTGGTTGGCGCGGTTTCGGCGGTCATGCACTCGTTGCTTGGGAGCCTGCTGGCGGTCATATGGCGCACTCGAGTGCCGCGACTGCCGCAGGTGAAGGTGCCGGCGCCGTGA
- a CDS encoding class I SAM-dependent methyltransferase, with the protein MSYPNPAAIFTRSWSLYDLLTEHNYMFHREIYAGVDELLSLRDDSPYRLLDLGCGNARYLAPCLMRIPPTLYRGVDLSETALAEAHEYLAELPGEVVLTQGDLLDAVESTAESWDVLFTGFALHHLMTDQKARFFRAAGRSLSEKGWLILVDVVREENQDRETYLEGYLRFMHEKWTEVPRDQLEEACAHVREHDYPEPLSTLQEMARQAGLSHMRLTGRHAQHHTLLFTRSATSAMKKG; encoded by the coding sequence ATGTCCTACCCCAATCCTGCCGCGATTTTCACCCGCTCATGGTCGCTCTACGATTTGCTGACTGAGCATAACTATATGTTTCATCGAGAGATCTACGCTGGGGTCGATGAGCTTCTGAGTCTGCGCGATGATTCACCCTACCGACTGCTGGATCTTGGCTGCGGCAATGCTCGCTATCTGGCGCCCTGCCTGATGCGCATACCGCCAACGTTGTACCGGGGCGTGGATTTGTCCGAGACGGCGCTGGCAGAGGCGCATGAGTACCTGGCGGAACTCCCCGGCGAGGTCGTTTTAACCCAGGGGGATCTTCTGGATGCGGTCGAATCGACCGCGGAAAGCTGGGATGTTCTTTTCACCGGATTTGCGCTTCATCATCTGATGACCGATCAGAAGGCGCGCTTTTTCCGCGCCGCCGGGCGATCCCTGTCGGAGAAGGGCTGGCTGATCCTGGTGGATGTCGTACGCGAGGAAAACCAGGACCGGGAAACCTATCTGGAGGGTTATCTGCGATTCATGCACGAGAAATGGACGGAGGTGCCTCGGGACCAACTGGAGGAAGCCTGTGCTCATGTGCGTGAACATGATTACCCCGAACCCCTTTCCACCCTGCAGGAAATGGCCCGGCAAGCGGGGTTGAGCCACATGCGACTGACCGGCCGCCACGCACAGCATCACACGCTGCTATTCACTCGTTCTGCCACGTCCGCAATGAAAAAGGGTTGA
- a CDS encoding M10 family metallopeptidase gives MNPLPSSVPSSVYSSVYSSGTYTRIGPAPTGNSEVNALIVGTKWGSTGLGGGGKVTFSFPVSFAVGSSGPASSGAFGYAGEPDDSGEALNVSQMQAAREAVQKWARVANLNVKEVADTADSQLDAGDNSSVGDIRFAMSNSPPTAWAYYPGQDNKPYGGDVWLNKNDFNSPAVGDYAYYAIMHEVGHALGLEHPHENNDNDIMSLSVDALKYTIMSYRDYVGDEIDGVGPNFFPTTPMLYDVLALQMIYGPNSNYRNGNDTYSWAAGAKVYETIWDGGGVDTLSAANQPRNVELHLTPGVYSKIGEAIWNEHAWVRDNLAIAFGANIENATGSSYDDTIFGSVAGNILSGGAGNDTMRGSEWADRNVFDNDKMYGGSGGDFMTGHNGNDVMNGGEGNDFVIGDDGNDILSGDSGNDILNGGAGNDLLIGGLGSDTLNGGGGWDEVSYATATAPVDADLSLAGGRATAGDGVDKLKGIEQLTGSAFDDRLIGDAGANALNGRLGNDTLHGGAGNDKLTGGGGDDRFGWTATSFNSGDIRAGELDTVSDFSSDDALDFSAALEALLIANGARLSTATSDITLTEVMSASTNVCLKNGRDLYIDLDSSHSITANDYHVQLTGLTASLKYDAAADMFNV, from the coding sequence GTGAACCCCCTTCCCAGCTCAGTTCCCAGTTCAGTTTATAGCTCGGTTTACAGCAGTGGCACCTACACCAGGATCGGCCCTGCGCCTACCGGGAACAGTGAAGTCAACGCTTTGATTGTCGGCACCAAGTGGGGTAGCACCGGCCTCGGTGGAGGCGGGAAGGTTACGTTCAGTTTCCCGGTTTCCTTTGCTGTGGGCAGCAGCGGCCCGGCAAGTAGCGGCGCTTTCGGATACGCCGGTGAGCCGGACGACAGCGGGGAAGCCCTTAACGTTTCACAGATGCAGGCCGCGCGCGAAGCGGTGCAAAAGTGGGCCCGGGTTGCAAACCTCAACGTTAAGGAGGTGGCCGACACCGCCGACAGCCAGTTGGACGCTGGGGATAATAGCTCGGTAGGCGATATCCGCTTCGCGATGTCGAATTCGCCACCTACGGCCTGGGCCTACTATCCTGGGCAGGATAACAAGCCTTACGGCGGAGATGTGTGGCTCAACAAGAATGACTTTAACAGCCCGGCTGTTGGGGACTACGCGTACTACGCGATCATGCATGAAGTCGGCCACGCCCTGGGGCTGGAGCATCCGCACGAGAATAATGATAACGACATCATGAGCCTGTCCGTCGATGCGCTCAAGTACACCATCATGAGCTATCGGGATTACGTCGGAGACGAGATTGATGGTGTCGGTCCGAATTTTTTCCCTACCACCCCCATGCTCTACGATGTGCTCGCGTTGCAAATGATATACGGCCCCAACTCGAACTATCGGAACGGGAACGATACCTACAGCTGGGCGGCGGGCGCAAAGGTCTACGAGACGATCTGGGATGGCGGGGGCGTGGATACGCTGAGCGCGGCGAATCAGCCGCGGAATGTTGAGCTCCACCTGACTCCCGGAGTGTACAGCAAGATCGGGGAGGCCATATGGAATGAGCATGCATGGGTGCGGGACAATCTAGCGATTGCCTTCGGCGCCAACATTGAGAACGCAACCGGCAGCAGTTATGACGATACCATTTTCGGCAGCGTCGCGGGCAACATTCTTTCAGGGGGGGCGGGAAACGACACTATGCGCGGGTCCGAGTGGGCGGACCGTAACGTATTTGATAACGATAAGATGTACGGCGGGAGCGGCGGCGACTTCATGACGGGCCATAACGGCAATGATGTGATGAACGGCGGCGAAGGCAATGACTTTGTCATCGGGGACGATGGGAACGACATTCTGTCCGGCGACAGCGGCAATGATATCCTGAACGGCGGGGCGGGGAACGATCTCCTCATCGGGGGCTTGGGGAGCGATACGCTGAACGGTGGGGGAGGGTGGGATGAGGTCTCATACGCGACTGCGACCGCTCCGGTCGACGCAGACCTTTCCCTGGCGGGTGGCCGCGCAACGGCAGGTGATGGCGTTGACAAGTTAAAGGGCATCGAACAGCTGACCGGTTCTGCCTTTGACGATAGGCTTATTGGCGACGCGGGTGCAAACGCGCTGAATGGCAGGTTGGGCAATGACACGCTGCACGGTGGGGCTGGCAATGACAAGCTTACCGGCGGTGGCGGCGATGACCGGTTTGGATGGACTGCAACCTCCTTCAATAGCGGCGATATTCGTGCCGGCGAGCTGGACACGGTATCGGACTTCAGCAGCGATGATGCACTTGATTTCAGCGCCGCTCTTGAGGCGCTGCTGATAGCGAACGGTGCCCGCCTGAGCACGGCGACATCCGACATCACCTTAACGGAAGTGATGAGCGCATCGACCAACGTTTGTTTGAAGAATGGCCGCGACCTGTACATCGATTTGGACAGCAGTCACAGCATCACGGCAAATGATTACCATGTCCAGTTGACCGGATTGACCGCCAGCCTGAAGTATGACGCGGCAGCGGATATGTTTAACGTCTGA
- a CDS encoding DVUA0089 family protein → MKTYKALVAISLISGSANAADFSFIGNFGNANEVQEFNFAVTGAAREVTLRTWSYAGGSNSEGTVIARGGFDPMVTLFAASSGARIGFSDDGGALSARDPVSGHTWDSFLTHLLSPGSYTATVTQYSNFPRGSLTDGFQGTGHTGFNGRDSHWALDVLNVEGASLGSSHSAPVSSVPEPESYALLLAGLAVVSIASMRREAAQPPL, encoded by the coding sequence ATGAAAACGTACAAGGCGCTGGTTGCGATCAGCCTGATCAGCGGAAGCGCAAACGCTGCCGATTTTTCCTTTATCGGGAATTTCGGCAATGCTAACGAGGTACAGGAATTTAATTTCGCCGTCACAGGCGCAGCTAGAGAGGTTACGCTGCGCACATGGTCCTACGCGGGTGGAAGCAATTCCGAAGGGACAGTCATAGCCCGCGGCGGATTTGACCCGATGGTCACGCTTTTCGCCGCTTCCTCGGGCGCCCGTATCGGTTTCAGCGATGACGGCGGTGCGCTAAGTGCAAGAGACCCTGTCAGCGGCCACACCTGGGACTCGTTCCTTACGCACCTTCTCTCCCCTGGCAGTTATACCGCCACCGTAACCCAATACAGCAACTTTCCTAGGGGGTCATTGACCGATGGCTTCCAGGGCACGGGTCACACTGGTTTCAACGGCAGGGATTCACATTGGGCACTGGATGTGCTGAATGTCGAGGGCGCCTCGCTCGGCAGTTCGCATAGCGCCCCGGTATCTTCCGTTCCTGAGCCCGAATCCTATGCCCTTCTGCTGGCGGGTCTTGCTGTTGTGAGCATTGCATCCATGCGAAGAGAGGCCGCGCAACCGCCGTTATAG
- the cls gene encoding cardiolipin synthase, which translates to MKDEKIPEKNRWRDFRSGLFHCDRTPPRASVQGGTTPTRLHGNTTSFYAVGRLLAHQMNLCLEGDRIMRGQYVAVVCGVLLVGCGSLPVPHNTQDTSPAVRVEGTRGALSVGQSKLMLARKNGSAETDIFTKHLAQVEEISESPLTAGNKVTLLLDGPATYKSMYAAIRDAKSNINMETYSIENDEVGRRFADALVEKQKKGVQVNLVYDSVGSASTPEEFFRSLIDAGANVLEFNPLNPLLIRKKWEMGRDHRKLLLVDGQVAFVGGVNISSVYSSGSFRSKPPEKGAKPWRDTHMRIEGPVVREFQKLFAATWLKQNGKSLDWASYFPPIDKKGTEIVRVLGSSPDQPHNPIYVTLLSAIDSAKTYAYVTNAYFVPDARLLAALRNAARRNVDVRLLLPDETDSNLVFYASHSYYDELLSAGVKIYERKDAMLHAKTALIDGVWSTIGSSNLDWLSFAHNQEINAIVVGQEFGEQMKAMYDKDMEASHLVTLEHWRQRSVVTRLKEFGARLLARWI; encoded by the coding sequence ATGAAAGACGAAAAAATACCTGAAAAAAACCGGTGGCGCGATTTCCGCTCCGGGCTTTTTCATTGCGATCGAACACCGCCACGCGCCTCTGTTCAAGGTGGAACAACGCCAACCCGGCTACATGGTAATACCACGTCCTTTTATGCGGTTGGAAGACTTCTCGCTCATCAGATGAACCTATGCCTGGAGGGAGACCGGATCATGCGAGGACAATATGTAGCAGTTGTTTGCGGGGTTCTGCTGGTCGGTTGTGGTTCCCTGCCAGTACCCCACAATACTCAGGACACGAGCCCTGCCGTGCGCGTCGAAGGGACGCGCGGCGCGCTTTCCGTCGGGCAAAGCAAGCTTATGCTGGCCCGTAAAAACGGGAGCGCAGAAACAGACATTTTTACCAAACACCTTGCGCAGGTAGAGGAAATCTCCGAAAGCCCTCTCACGGCCGGGAACAAGGTGACATTGCTGCTTGACGGGCCCGCTACTTACAAATCCATGTATGCAGCAATACGGGACGCAAAAAGCAACATCAACATGGAAACCTATAGCATCGAGAATGACGAAGTTGGACGGCGCTTCGCCGACGCCCTGGTGGAGAAGCAAAAGAAAGGGGTGCAAGTGAATCTCGTTTATGACAGCGTCGGCTCTGCAAGTACGCCTGAAGAATTCTTCAGGTCTCTCATCGATGCCGGAGCGAACGTGCTGGAGTTCAATCCGCTCAATCCTCTGCTGATACGCAAGAAGTGGGAGATGGGACGCGATCACCGCAAGTTACTCCTAGTGGACGGCCAGGTGGCGTTCGTAGGGGGCGTAAACATCAGCAGCGTGTATTCCAGCGGATCGTTCAGATCGAAGCCGCCTGAGAAAGGGGCCAAGCCCTGGCGCGATACGCATATGCGTATCGAGGGTCCCGTCGTCCGGGAGTTCCAGAAACTGTTCGCGGCCACCTGGCTCAAGCAGAACGGAAAATCTCTCGATTGGGCGTCCTATTTCCCCCCGATCGACAAGAAGGGCACCGAAATAGTCAGGGTCCTCGGCAGTTCCCCTGATCAGCCGCATAACCCGATTTACGTGACGCTCCTGTCGGCGATCGACAGCGCGAAAACCTATGCGTATGTGACAAACGCATACTTTGTGCCTGACGCGCGTTTACTGGCGGCCTTGCGGAACGCGGCGCGGCGCAATGTCGACGTCCGACTGCTGCTCCCGGACGAGACCGACTCCAATCTTGTTTTTTATGCCTCGCATTCGTACTACGACGAATTATTAAGCGCCGGAGTAAAGATTTATGAACGCAAGGATGCCATGTTGCATGCCAAGACAGCGCTTATCGACGGTGTCTGGTCCACCATAGGCTCGAGTAATCTCGATTGGCTCAGCTTCGCGCATAACCAGGAGATCAACGCCATCGTTGTAGGTCAAGAGTTCGGCGAGCAGATGAAAGCCATGTATGACAAAGACATGGAGGCCTCCCATCTTGTCACGCTAGAACACTGGCGGCAGCGCTCCGTTGTCACGCGCTTGAAAGAGTTCGGCGCGCGCCTGCTCGCCCGCTGGATTTGA
- a CDS encoding AI-2E family transporter, producing MNSTELQHKAFLLLLVAVSVAFGTILLPFYGAVFWACVLAIMFTPFYRRLLVRMPKRENLAALATLLLCLVIVILPATFITTSLLHEGHAFYQKISSGELKFSTYFHQAISMLPPWIVNLLDGAGLAKFSEAKDTLSNGAAQETQLIAVEGLKIGQNTFEFIVSFSVMLYLLFFLLRDGNILFEKIRLAIPLHPEHKRHLFSKFTTVVRATVKGNIAVAALQGALGGVMFAFLGIPGAVLWGTVMAFLSLLPAIGAGLIWGPVAIYFLLTGAIFEGTVLIVFGIFVIGLVDNILRPILVGADTQIPDYMVLISTLGGMVLFGLTGFVIGPVIAALFMAAWDLFSSSRQAQ from the coding sequence ATGAATTCGACCGAGCTTCAGCATAAAGCTTTCCTGCTCCTGTTAGTTGCCGTGTCCGTGGCATTCGGCACCATACTGCTACCGTTTTACGGTGCCGTTTTCTGGGCGTGCGTGCTGGCCATCATGTTCACGCCGTTTTATCGGCGTCTGCTGGTCAGGATGCCTAAACGAGAGAACCTCGCCGCGCTTGCAACGCTGCTGCTCTGCTTGGTCATTGTGATCCTCCCCGCGACATTCATTACAACGTCACTGCTGCATGAGGGCCACGCGTTTTATCAGAAAATCAGCTCCGGAGAGCTGAAATTTAGCACATATTTTCACCAGGCTATCAGCATGCTCCCCCCATGGATCGTCAATCTCCTCGATGGCGCCGGGTTGGCAAAATTTTCAGAAGCAAAAGATACGTTATCAAACGGCGCCGCCCAGGAAACTCAGCTCATCGCCGTGGAAGGGCTAAAGATCGGACAAAATACATTCGAGTTCATCGTAAGCTTTAGCGTCATGCTCTATCTGCTGTTCTTCCTGTTGCGAGATGGAAACATCTTGTTTGAGAAAATAAGACTTGCTATCCCGCTACACCCCGAACACAAGCGGCACCTGTTCAGCAAATTCACCACCGTTGTCCGTGCCACTGTAAAGGGCAACATTGCCGTGGCCGCATTGCAGGGCGCGCTGGGAGGCGTGATGTTCGCGTTTCTCGGAATTCCGGGGGCCGTGTTGTGGGGGACAGTAATGGCTTTTCTTTCCCTTTTGCCGGCGATTGGGGCGGGGTTAATCTGGGGACCCGTCGCAATCTACTTCCTTCTTACCGGAGCGATCTTCGAAGGAACAGTTCTTATCGTCTTTGGAATATTCGTTATAGGCTTGGTGGATAATATCCTGCGGCCCATACTCGTCGGCGCTGACACTCAAATTCCCGATTACATGGTTCTTATCTCCACCCTTGGAGGAATGGTTCTTTTCGGGCTAACCGGGTTTGTCATCGGCCCCGTGATCGCCGCTTTGTTTATGGCAGCCTGGGATCTTTTTTCTTCAAGCCGGCAAGCGCAATAA